In one Pseudomonas purpurea genomic region, the following are encoded:
- a CDS encoding arginyltransferase — protein MTELARLKFYATQPHSCSYLPDEQATTLFLDPSQPMDVHVYADLSEMGFRRSGDHLYRPHCQNCNACVPARIPVAHFLPNRQQKRIFKRNADLQVRPAKPGFSEEYFDLYQRYIEQRHADGDMYPPSRDQFSTFLVRDLPFSRFYEFRLDGRLLAVAVTDLLPNGLSAVYTFYEPDEERRSLGRYAILWQIAETQRLGLEAVYLGYWIKNCKKMNYKTQYRPIELLINQRWVVLN, from the coding sequence ATGACCGAGTTGGCGCGCTTGAAGTTTTATGCCACTCAGCCCCACTCTTGCAGCTATCTGCCCGACGAACAAGCCACCACGCTGTTCCTCGACCCAAGTCAGCCCATGGATGTGCATGTCTACGCAGACCTGTCTGAAATGGGCTTTCGCCGCAGCGGCGACCACCTCTACCGGCCGCATTGCCAGAATTGCAATGCGTGCGTACCGGCGCGCATTCCGGTGGCGCATTTTTTACCCAACCGACAGCAAAAACGCATTTTCAAGCGCAATGCCGATTTGCAGGTCCGCCCCGCGAAGCCCGGTTTCAGCGAAGAGTACTTCGACCTGTATCAGCGTTACATCGAGCAGCGCCACGCTGACGGCGATATGTATCCGCCGAGCCGCGACCAGTTCTCGACGTTCCTGGTACGCGACCTGCCGTTTTCCAGATTCTACGAGTTCCGCCTCGACGGGCGTCTGCTGGCCGTAGCGGTGACCGATTTGCTGCCCAACGGCTTGTCGGCGGTCTACACCTTCTACGAGCCCGATGAAGAACGCCGCAGCCTGGGGCGTTACGCCATTCTCTGGCAAATCGCCGAGACCCAGCGCCTGGGACTGGAAGCGGTGTACCTTGGATACTGGATCAAAAACTGCAAAAAAATGAACTACAAGACCCAATATCGCCCCATCGAGCTGCTGATTAACCAGCGATGGGTGGTTCTGAACTAG
- the clpA gene encoding ATP-dependent Clp protease ATP-binding subunit ClpA codes for MLNRELEVTLNLAFKEARSKRHEFMTVEHLLLALLDNEAAATVLRACGANLDKLKHDLQEFIDSTTPLIPVHDEDRETQPTLGFQRVLQRAVFHVQSSGKREVTGANVLVAIFSEQESQAVFLLKQQSVARIDVVNYIAHGISKVPGHGEHSEGEQDMQDDEGGESSSSGNPLDAYASNLNELARQGRIDPLVGREMEVERVAQILARRRKNNPLLVGEAGVGKTAIAEGLAKRIVDNQVPDLLANSVVYSLDLGALLAGTKYRGDFEKRFKALLNELKKRPQAILFIDEIHTIIGAGAASGGVMDASNLLKPLLSSGDIRCIGSTTFQEFRGIFEKDRALARRFQKVDVSEPSVEDTIGILRGLKGRFEQHHNIEYSDEALRAAAELASRYINDRHMPDKAIDVIDEAGAYQRLQPIEKRVKRIEVPQVEDIVAKIARIPPKHVTSSDKELLRNLERDLKLTVFGQEAAIDSLSTAIKLSRAGLKSPDKPVGSFLFAGPTGVGKTEAARQLAKALGIELVRFDMSEYMERHTVSRLIGAPPGYVGFDQGGLLTEAVTKQPHCVLLLDEIEKAHPEVFNLLLQVMDHGTLTDNNGRKADFRNVIVIMTTNAGAETAARASIGFTHQDHSSDAMEVIKKSFTPEFRNRLDTIIQFGRLSHEVIKSVVDKFLTELQAQLEDKRVLLEVTDAARSWLAAAGYDATMGARPMARLIQDKIKRPLAEEILFGELAEHGGVVHIDIKDGELTFEFETTAEMA; via the coding sequence ATGTTAAACCGCGAGCTCGAAGTCACCCTCAATCTCGCCTTCAAGGAGGCCCGATCGAAGCGTCATGAGTTCATGACCGTCGAACACCTCCTGTTGGCTCTTTTGGATAATGAGGCTGCCGCCACCGTTTTGCGTGCCTGCGGCGCAAACCTCGACAAACTCAAGCATGATCTGCAGGAGTTCATCGATTCCACCACGCCTTTGATTCCCGTCCATGACGAGGATCGCGAAACCCAGCCAACCCTGGGCTTCCAGCGTGTACTGCAGCGTGCTGTCTTCCATGTGCAGAGCTCCGGTAAGCGTGAAGTGACAGGCGCTAACGTGCTGGTCGCCATCTTCAGTGAACAAGAGAGTCAGGCGGTGTTCCTGCTTAAACAGCAGAGCGTTGCACGTATCGATGTCGTCAATTACATCGCCCATGGCATCTCCAAAGTGCCAGGGCATGGCGAACACTCTGAAGGTGAGCAAGATATGCAGGACGACGAGGGCGGTGAGTCTTCTTCTTCAGGCAATCCTCTGGATGCTTATGCCAGCAACCTCAACGAACTGGCGCGCCAGGGTCGTATCGACCCGTTGGTAGGGCGCGAAATGGAAGTTGAGCGTGTGGCGCAGATTCTGGCGCGCCGGCGTAAAAACAATCCGTTGCTGGTCGGCGAGGCGGGCGTGGGTAAAACCGCAATCGCCGAAGGTCTGGCCAAGCGCATTGTCGACAACCAGGTGCCTGATCTGTTGGCCAATAGCGTGGTGTATTCGCTCGATCTGGGCGCATTGCTGGCCGGGACCAAATATCGCGGCGATTTCGAGAAGCGCTTCAAGGCGTTGCTCAATGAGCTGAAAAAACGGCCTCAAGCCATTCTGTTCATCGACGAAATCCACACCATCATTGGTGCCGGTGCCGCGTCCGGTGGCGTGATGGACGCTTCGAACCTGCTCAAGCCGCTGCTGTCCTCGGGTGATATCCGTTGCATCGGTTCGACCACGTTCCAGGAATTTCGCGGGATCTTCGAGAAGGATCGTGCGTTGGCGCGTCGCTTCCAGAAGGTCGATGTGTCGGAGCCTTCGGTGGAAGACACCATTGGCATCCTGCGCGGCCTCAAGGGGCGTTTCGAGCAGCATCACAATATCGAATACAGTGATGAAGCCCTGCGTGCCGCTGCCGAGCTTGCTTCGCGCTACATCAATGACCGGCACATGCCGGACAAGGCCATCGACGTGATCGATGAGGCGGGCGCCTATCAGCGTTTGCAGCCGATCGAGAAGCGTGTGAAACGCATCGAGGTGCCTCAGGTCGAGGACATCGTGGCGAAGATTGCGCGGATTCCGCCAAAACACGTCACTAGCTCCGACAAGGAGTTGCTGCGTAACCTTGAGCGCGATCTGAAGTTGACGGTGTTTGGTCAGGAGGCGGCGATTGATTCCCTGTCGACTGCGATCAAGCTGTCGCGTGCCGGTCTGAAGTCGCCTGACAAGCCTGTCGGCTCGTTCCTGTTCGCAGGTCCTACCGGTGTTGGTAAAACCGAAGCGGCGCGGCAACTGGCGAAAGCTCTGGGGATCGAACTGGTTCGTTTCGACATGTCCGAGTACATGGAGCGCCACACCGTATCGCGTTTGATTGGTGCACCTCCTGGCTATGTCGGGTTTGATCAGGGCGGCCTGCTGACCGAAGCGGTCACCAAGCAGCCTCACTGCGTGCTGTTGCTCGATGAGATCGAGAAGGCGCATCCGGAAGTCTTCAACCTGCTGTTGCAGGTCATGGATCACGGTACGCTGACCGACAACAACGGGCGCAAGGCAGATTTCCGTAACGTGATCGTCATCATGACGACCAACGCCGGTGCCGAAACCGCAGCCAGGGCTTCCATTGGCTTCACGCATCAGGATCACTCCTCCGATGCGATGGAAGTGATCAAGAAGAGCTTCACGCCGGAATTCCGTAACCGTCTGGACACCATTATCCAGTTTGGTCGCCTCAGTCATGAGGTCATCAAAAGCGTGGTGGACAAGTTCCTTACCGAACTGCAGGCGCAACTGGAAGACAAGCGTGTGCTGCTTGAGGTCACCGACGCGGCGCGCAGTTGGCTGGCGGCGGCTGGTTACGATGCAACCATGGGTGCGCGACCCATGGCACGTTTGATCCAGGACAAGATCAAGCGTCCGCTGGCGGAAGAGATACTCTTTGGCGAACTGGCCGAACATGGCGGTGTGGTCCACATCGACATCAAGGACGGCGAATTGACCTTCGAGTTCGAAACCACGGCTGAAATGGCCTGA
- the infA gene encoding translation initiation factor IF-1, translating into MSKEDSFEMEGTVVDTLPNTMFRVELENGHVVTAHISGKMRKNYIRILTGDKVRVELTPYDLSKGRITYRAR; encoded by the coding sequence ATGTCGAAAGAAGACAGCTTCGAAATGGAAGGCACTGTCGTCGACACCCTGCCCAACACCATGTTTCGTGTGGAGTTGGAAAATGGGCACGTCGTAACCGCGCATATTTCCGGCAAGATGCGCAAGAACTACATTCGTATTCTTACCGGTGACAAAGTGCGCGTCGAGCTGACGCCCTATGACTTGAGCAAAGGGCGCATCACTTACCGCGCTCGCTAA
- the clpS gene encoding ATP-dependent Clp protease adapter ClpS has protein sequence MHAISQIRLTFNQDRPDLHDDDSSGVAVQEAKPALQAPPMYKVVLFNDDYTPMDFVVEVLEVFFNLNRELATKVMLAVHTEGRAVCGVFTRDIAETKAMQVNQYARESQHPLLCEIEKDG, from the coding sequence ATGCATGCAATCAGCCAGATTCGACTAACATTCAATCAGGATCGCCCGGATTTACACGACGACGATTCCTCGGGCGTTGCTGTACAGGAGGCCAAGCCTGCATTGCAGGCGCCGCCGATGTACAAGGTGGTTTTGTTCAATGATGACTACACACCGATGGATTTCGTCGTCGAAGTGCTCGAGGTGTTTTTTAACCTGAATCGCGAGCTGGCGACCAAGGTAATGCTGGCCGTTCACACAGAAGGACGGGCAGTATGTGGAGTGTTTACCCGCGACATCGCCGAGACCAAGGCCATGCAGGTCAACCAGTACGCCAGGGAAAGCCAGCATCCGCTACTCTGTGAAATCGAGAAGGACGGTTAA
- the aat gene encoding leucyl/phenylalanyl-tRNA--protein transferase, producing the protein MLTWLQRNTLSFPPLEKAMREPNGLLAAGGDLSADRLIQAYRHGCFPWFSQGQPILWWSPDPRTVLFPDELHVSRSLGKLLRQQRYQVTFDRDFPAVIKACAAPRDYADGTWITEAMQNAYLELHRRGYAHSVEVWDQGVLVGGLYGLAMGQLFFGESMFSHADNASKIGFATLVRHLKDWGFVLIDCQMPTNHLQSLGARSIDRSDFAGYLQRHLDLPSRAAWVS; encoded by the coding sequence ATGCTGACTTGGTTACAACGCAATACCTTGAGCTTTCCGCCCCTGGAAAAAGCCATGCGCGAGCCCAACGGCTTGCTGGCAGCCGGTGGCGACCTGTCTGCCGATCGCCTGATTCAGGCCTATCGCCATGGCTGCTTCCCCTGGTTCTCCCAAGGGCAGCCGATCCTTTGGTGGTCGCCCGACCCGCGCACGGTGTTATTTCCCGACGAACTGCATGTCTCGCGCAGCCTGGGTAAACTCCTGCGCCAGCAACGCTACCAGGTGACCTTTGATCGGGATTTTCCAGCCGTTATCAAGGCCTGCGCTGCACCGCGTGATTACGCTGACGGCACCTGGATCACCGAGGCCATGCAAAACGCCTACCTCGAACTGCATCGGCGCGGCTACGCGCACTCGGTCGAGGTCTGGGACCAGGGCGTCTTGGTGGGCGGGCTTTACGGACTGGCCATGGGGCAGCTGTTTTTCGGCGAATCAATGTTCAGCCACGCTGACAACGCCTCAAAAATCGGTTTTGCAACACTGGTCAGGCACCTCAAGGACTGGGGGTTCGTCTTGATTGACTGCCAGATGCCAACCAACCACCTCCAAAGTCTTGGCGCCCGCTCGATCGACCGCAGCGACTTCGCCGGTTACCTGCAACGCCACCTGGACCTTCCCAGCCGTGCTGCATGGGTTTCTTAG